tgagtgagtgggtggcAGAAGAGGATGCTCAAATGCAATGTTCCACCCCAAAAAGTGTCCACATGTGTTAAAATGACTGCCGCCGAGGTCAGGGGGTTAGACGGGAGCAGGCCTCCCTCTGGAGCCCAGAGAGAGTGAAGCTTCCCCCGTTGGACAGAAGTGGAGTTCGGTGTTTGATTGAAGCTGTTGTTCTTTAACACCTCGTGGTATCTCTGTATCTCCAACATCTTTTATTGAAGTGTATAATCTTAAAATATGACATGATTCAGGGGTTTTAAAAAGCTCTGGCGTCCTTGCTGTGGTCTTCAGAGGGCTTCTGTTGTGGTTTCGGTGCTGGTTTTGGTCCGAGTCCAGCGAGCCAGTGGAGCTTCATACCTGAAGGATTTACAGATGGCTTAAAGCCTTTGAAGCAGCTTTCCGCTTCAGGAGACAGAAGACGACACTAATGAGTTATGCAACATGCGGCGGTGAATGGTGTTGTTATTTCTGACATTGAAGTCGCGGGGGGGTTcactttgttttgctttgctgGCCAATACGTTTGGTATTGTTGGCGATGCCCAACGATGAAGCTGTAAACTGGGCGTGGCGTGTAAACTTGAGGATGAACACTTTAACGTCTTGAACGGGAGCCAAAAAAACCTCCAGCCTTCCAAAACAACATCACGGTGTAAACACAAATTTGGAATTTACGAGGATCCAAAGAACAAATACGAGGAAGCCCTTTAGCGTTCGCCCTTTAGCGTTCGCCCTTTAGCGTTCGCAGCGGCTTTCGGGGTTTATTTTAATTCCTGAGCAAAAGGGGCCTCGGTCCGCGAGGAGCCTTCAGGGACGTGATTGAAGGAACCATGTGAGAGCAAGACAGCCAGAtaaggagagggaggtggaatCATGGGTAATGGTCCTGGGGAAGGAACCCAATCTTTCGTGgtcgcccccgccccccctcacTCCTGAAACCGGATCTGGGAAACCGGGCAGCTGTCAGTTGGAAATAGTTGTGATGTCGGGACGCATTCGTGGGCGAACCTCATGCTAATTTGACTAATGGGAAACTAATCTGACATCTCATTGATTAAATCATCAAGACGTTCAGGTCGTGGGAGTTCATCGGTGCTCAGATCCAGTCTCGACTTTTACAGCTGGCAGCGATTATAAAGATAAAAAGTCTTTAACGCCTCGCTGCAGAGGGATGggaccctccccccccccccccccattgaacTCCTCCATCAGCAGTTGGAAACAGACCGATGACATCAGTCTAAGTTGGGCTTCCTTCTCACTTATCGTCAGAGAAGCAGATTCAGCACCGAGGCTCCAATTTCATCCCAAAGTTTTAACGCTAATTATAAACCGATATTTGGGGATTTAATTTGACAAATTTGGGGAAGGATTTCGAACACAACATGATgaggaacaaaaacatttccagaGTTATTAATAAAGCTATGTCTTGTTGTCGGGGGTTAAATATGTGCAGGGCAGCAGGGTGGGGTCGGCGGCAGATATTTAAGACATCTGCAACTTAATCCCCGGCTATAAATACGGCAGACTGTaagtctcctctcttctcttctgccTCCAGGTTGCAAAGTCCACTGTCACCATGTCCGACACCGAGGAAGTGTAAGTCTCACGTTCACCGATGTTCTAGTTGGACGACTCGAGGCCCAGAGACGCTCCTGGGCGGTTGAAAGCTCGATACTGTGAACATTGTCATGCATGAATTCTTACGCGCTGATATTTAGATTATTAATCAGAATTTCTTtgccctctctttcttttgcagCGATCAGGGTAAGTAGCGTCATTTTCACccgtcattttctttttcttaataaCAAATGAAATCCCCCACATGTTAGGTGTCATGTACAGTCCGGAGTTCCATGCTAAATGAATCTGGTGTTTGCACTGGACCAATCCGTGTGTTCACAGGTTTGGCTTGACTCCCTCCAGATTCAAGTCGTGCAACAATGCTCTCTCTGATTTTAATAAAGCAAATCTGCTCTGATATCATCCTCCCCGCTGCTGCATGGTTGCAGGTTGCACCAATGCTGGCCATCAGGACAGTgtaaaccaaataaaataatgagATCTCAAATAATACCAATGACAAGATAAAGCTGCACTGACCTGTTTGGACCACGAGTCCTGCAGCTCCGCATGTTCGGTCCTCCTGAGCGGACCAGCGCCTCAGATTTGAAGCTCTGCTCGGCCCAGGAGGACCGTGTTGTGTTTGCTAAGCATGGATCCCCAGTGTACCCAACATTTTGGGATCTATATTCTgtcaaaaagaaataaaaaatgggtACAAACCGGGATCCTTTGATAACATTCTTCTGctcctttctttgtttttcgGACGGGCCGTGCAGAATACGATGGTAAGACGTTAAATCCAATGTCACTGGTACTAATGCGTCGGTGTGGTTTTCGTAGCCTTCTTCCCACGCGGACCTGTCTGTGGCATGCTGGTTAACACTAACCGAGATAAACGAAAGGACGCAGGAGAGTCGATTGCATCGGGGTACATTCCGTCTCTTTTTTGCCTTCGACCACGCCGAGTTGTCTTCAGGAATCAATCTCATTTCATCCATCAATGACTGACCTTTTCCTTCCTGTAACTGCTTGCTGTCTCACATGCTTTAGCGCCATCCGGTGGCAGTTTCCTCCCCAAACTGCCACTGCCATGAACCTCCTCATATCTCACATCTTCCCACCCTCTCTTTTTCATCTActcacacccccacccctcaaCCACACTTCCCCGACCACCTCCTCCTTGTCAATCTCATGTTCTCTACTTGCTTTTATTAACCCTTTCACCACCCTTCCTCTCCCCTGGTGACTGCATGTTGTGTAGCCGTAGAAGAGGAAGTAGTAGAGGAAGTAGAGGTGGCCCCTGAGGCGGCTCCTgagccagaaccagaaccagaggtagagccagaaccagaaccagaggctGAGCCTGAGTATGAAGGTATGTGGTATGGAAGGGGGAAGGGGGTAGTCTATCGTCCTTTCCCAGGCGACAGGTGCGCTCCGAAGGCTGCAGCCAGCCAGACAGACCCACTAATCCTGACTGCACACATGCTCATCATGTCTGCTCACGCTAACGCTAGCTTCCCTTCACCGCTTGACCAAAAGTCAGAAGACAACCCGTTTAGTGCTCAAAGGGGCGCAGTTTGTATATCGATAGAAACCCGCGTTGAGATCATCGTACCCAAAGCATAATATTTGAAAGTCCATATTTTTgcactattcaattcaattcagtttattttaaatagcccaatatcacaaattacgaatttgcctctgagggctttaAAGCTCATGTTTTAGGCTGATATAGAGAGCCAAAGTCCTGCTCCACTATATATACGTTTAGCTTTTGTCCAGTTAGCTTATGTTCACTTAGCTTAAGTTCTCTTAGCTTGTGTTCCCTAACCTTAAATTCCGTTAGCTTACGTTGCCTTAGCTTTTTTACCGTTAGCTTTTTTACCGTTAGCTCATGTTCCCTTAGATTTAATTCCCTTAAAATCCTTTCAGAGATACcaaagtgtattattattatagattcgCTGCTTATGAAAAATAACAACCTCTTTTGTATAAACTCAATCTCACAAGCTAACGTGACTTACTTTAGTTAGAAGTTGAAAGAATACAATCATActctaaaaagaaaagtgctgcAAATATATCAAGACATGCACAGAGTGCTAGTAAATTAGCCTAGCATActaaatgctaacatgttgGCGTTCGTAGTGTACAAAGATATGAACTGCTAACACAAATTATTTGAGGGCTTAAATTCGTAAAACGGACAAACTTTGGCCTCTTCTATCAGTCTAATTCCACTTCTACTACTGTTCCACATGTACTCTGAGTACCTCTATTTGGATTACATGGTTGCtttctaattatttttgaaTTCTTATGAAGTTTAACATTagattaaatacatattatgtaAGATGGTGTTTCAGATTTCAACCTTTTCTGAATGTGCCATACCATCTTATATTACGCTCACAAGATGGTGGAAAGTCGGTGTTGCGAACACGTGTTTTGTTGCGTACTAAATTTATGGTTTGATGCCAAACTTGACACCTATAAGCTGTAATATGCAGCCAAACGTATACTCCGACTTTCCAGCTTtactttgactttgttttgAATTGCATGTGAATTCAGGTGCGATTGTTAAAGGAATCCTACTGTTGAGCTGTTTGAAGGTGAAACTGTGACTTCAACATTATCTTTTGAATATCTGTTATGGAAATTCTCAAATATTGGCTTTTGATTGACCTCAATCTGCAACGAGACCTTTATATGAAACAGTCTTATAGTACAGGCTTTTACATATAAACGTCCGtgctgtatatgtatattttgacatgttttaGCCTCCGTGGTATTACGTGACTGTTGTACAGATGGAATTAGTGCCATGAAAATGTACATAATGCAAATTGTAAGCCActtcctgtatttgtttgtgctgGCCTCTGAATATCGGCTATTATTTGAGAATTTACAGTTATTACATTGTGTAGTTTCTCTGTGGTAAACTGCTGTGCTGCTCTCAGAGCTGTTGCTAACGCTTTTTGTCTATTCTGCTTTTTCGTTTTGGATGCTTGCTGCATGCAGAGACCTTGGAAGAGGAAGGTATGTTTATATGGAAAAAAATAGATCACAAAACTTCTGATGAATCTGTCATTCTGGTTTTGGGAGATCTGCACCTCAGGGGGAACGCCTGCTGTTCACtcacaaaatgttttcatctgtctgtcaaaaaaaacactaaatccATCTCGCTGCCCAAACTGGGAgagagtttgacattttagaacaaaaacaaaaccccaTTATAACAAAAAAAGCCTTATTGAACAAGTGTTGAGATGCTGGCGGAGAGCAAGGGTGATCGGATATGAGACGCTAACCCGTGCTTTAGACCCGCGTTGCACTCGTCCTCTGCATGGCATGGAACACAGAACCAATCGGGGGGCACTCTGTCTTGCTTGTGTAAAATGGTTTTGGGGTCAAGCCAAATAACCAACACCACACATATCATACGGTACATAGATGTCACAGTTTATTTAGACAAAGtagctttttctttctgtctttttttaagaaaactAATAGTTGTAGTTTTGTAATAATTCACCACTGTGTTATCTGTAACTCTACTCACAGCTAGATGGTTCTTTGATATCAATGTGTTTCCTTTTTCATACGTGTGTCATGTGTTTGTTCTGacagtgtttacctgttgtCCTAACACTAATTTGAGCACTGACACTACAATGTGTCACGTAGAGCCAAAACCCAACCATCAGTTTTAACCATGTGATGCCTGAGAGAAAGTGAAACCATCTGGTTCTAACCCCATGACATGTACTTGTCCCCTCTCCATTTCCTAACCTGCAGAGGAGAAGCCAAAGTTCAAGTAAGTTTCCTTCTCGTGCACTTCACATGATTTCTGCAGACATTTCCCACCCGAGGCGTTGGgctgagaagaaagaaagaaaaacaaacaatattacaTCAGTGCACTTCATGTGACAACTGTCCCTCCTTCAGGCCGAGCGCTCCAAAGATACCCGATGGGGAGAAAGTGGACTTTGATGTAAGTGGACCTGAAGGGACGGCGTGGGGGGCGACttgagtgtttgtgttcaggCTGAAGGCTGAAGGCTTCTTCTCTGTACACAGGACATCCAGAAGAAGCGTCAGAACAAGGACCTGGTGGAGCTGCAGGGCCTGATCGATGCCCACTTTGAGtgcaggaagaaagaagaggaggagctgatCGGCCTGAAGGACAGGATTGTGAGTCTTCACGTCACGCGTCCAGGGGAACCGATTTCAGCCCAGCGTCATGGCAGCTGGTGAAATGGTCAAGAAATGTAGTACGAAGATGAACCGATAGGAAGTCAATTAGGAACGAGATGCATCCACGTCAGAACGAGTGACTTTATGATCTCCAAAAAGACGACTAAtgttggtttagtggtctaaacctaactgttgttgttgttgttgtctaaacctaactgttggtgttgttgtctaaacctaactgttgttgttgttgtctaaacctaactgttggtgttgttgtctaaacctaaccgttgttgttgttgtctaaacctaactgttgttgttgtagtctaaacctaactgttgttgttgttgtctaaacctaactgttgttgttgttgttgtctaaacctaactgttggtgttgttgtctaaacctaacctaactgttgttgttgttgtctaaacctaaccgttggttttgttgtctaaacctaactcttgttgttgttgtctaaacctaactgttgttgttgtctaaacctaactgttggttttgttgtctaaacctaactgttggtgttgttgtctaaacctaactgttgttgttgtctaaacctaactgttgttgttgttgtctaaacctaactgttggtgttgttgtctaaacctaactgttgttgttgtctaaacctaactgttgttgttgttgtctaaacctaactgttgttgttgttgtctaaacctaactgttggtgttgttgtctaaacctaacctaactgttgttgttgttgtctaaacctaaccgttggttttgttgtctaaacctaactcttgttgttgttgtctaaacctaactgttggtgttgttgtctaaacctaacctaactgttgttgttgtctaaacctaaccgttggttttgttgtctaaacctaactcttgttgttgttgtctaaacctaactgttgttgttgactaaacctaactgttggtttagttgtctaaacctaactgttggtgttgttgtctaaacctaactgttggtttagttgtctaaacctaaccgttgttgttgtctaaacctaactgttggtgttgttgtctaaacctaactgtggttgttattgtctaaacctaactgttggttttgttgtctaaacctaactgttggtgtttttgtctaaacctaactgtggttgttgttgtctaaacctaactcttgttgttattgtctaaacctaactgttggttttgttgtctaaacctaactgttgttgttgttgtctaaacctaactgttgttgttgttgttgtctaaacctaactcttgttgttgttgtctaaacctaactgttggtgttgttgtctaaacctaacctaactgttgttgttgtctaaacctaaccgttggttttgttgtctaaacctaactcttgttgttgttgtctaaacctaactgttggtttagttgtctaaacctaactgttggtgttgttgtctaaacctaactgttggtttagttgtctaaacctaaccgttgttgttgttgtctaaacctaactgttggtgttgttgtctaaacctaactgttggtgtttttgtctaaacctaactgttgttgttgttgtctaaacctaactgttggtgtttttgtctaaacctaactgtggttgttgttgtctaaacctaactcttgttgttgttgtctaaacctaactgttggtttagttgtctaaacctaaccgttgttgttgttgtctaaacctaactgttggtgttgttgtctaaacctaactgttggtgtttttgtctaaacctaactgttgttgttgttgtctaaacctaactgttggtgtttttgtctaaacctaactgtggttgttgttgtctaaacctaactcttgttgttattgtctaaacctaactgttggttttgttgtctaaacctaactgttgttgttgttgtctaaacctaactgttgttgttgttgttgtctaaacctaactgttggttttgttgtctaaacctaactgttgttgttgttgtctaaacctaactgttgttgttgttgttgtctaaacctaactgttggttttgttgtctaaacctaactgttggttttgttgtctaaacctaactgttgttgttgttgtctaaacctaactgttggtgttgttgtctaaacctaactgttggtgttgttgtctaaacctaactgttgttgttgttgtctaaacctaactgttggtaaATAAGTGCTTATGTTGCCATAACTTAAcataactttgttttttatcGTAAAGTTTGGTCGCGGGTCACAAACGAACTGGACAATTTGTGTCCCTGTGCACAGATTTAAATTTTAATGTAACAAAAAATGTCCTCACAATGTTTTTATGTGCCAAcgataaaataaatgaattttattgttttgttttctctgcaggAAAAGCGTCGCGCTGAGAGAGCCGAGCAGCAGAGAGTCCGCgctgagaaggagaaggagcgcCAGGTCAGACGGGAGGTCAGTGGTTCTccttctacccttctaccttaaaccttaaacccttctacccttctaccttaaacccttctaccttaaacccttctaccttaaacccttctaccgtaaacccttctaccttaaaccattctaccttaaacccttctaccgtaaacccttctacccttctaccttaaaccttaaacccttctacccttctaccttaaacccttctaccttaaacccttctaccgtaaacccttctaccttaaaccattctaccttaaacccttctaccgtaaacccttctacccttctaccttaaacccttctaccgtaaacccttctacccttctaccttaaacccttctacccttctaccttaaacccttctaccgtaaacccttctacccttctaccttaaacccttctaccttaaacccttctaccttaaacccttctaccttaaacccttctaccgtaaacccttctacccttctaccttaaacccttctaccgtaaacccttctaccttaaacccgtCTACctttctaccttaaacccttctaccttaaacccttctaccgtaaacccttctaccgtaaacccttctaccttaaacccttctaccttaaacccttctaccgtaaacccttctacccttctaccttaaacccttctaccgtaaacccttctaccttaaacccgtCTACctttctaccttaaacccttctaccttaaacccttctaccgtaaacccttctaccgtaaacccttctaccttaaacccttctacccttctaccttaaacccttctaccgtaaacccttctaccttaaacccttctacccttctaccttaaacccttctaccttaaacccttctaccgtaaacccttctaccttaaaccattctaccttaaacccttctaccgtaaacccttctacccttctaccttaaacccttctaccttaaacccttctaccttaaacccttctaccgtaaACTCTtttaccttaaacccttctaccttaaacccttctaccttaaacccttctaccgtaaacccttctacccttctaccttaaacccttctaccttaaacccttctacccttctaccttaaacccttctaccttaaacccttctaccttaaacccttctaccgtaaacccttctaccttaaacccttctaccttaaacccttctaccgtaaacccttctacccttctaccttaaacccttctaccgtaaacccttctaccttaaacccttctaccgtaaacccttctaccgttaacccttctaccttaaacccttctacccttctaccttaaacccttctaccgtaaacccttctaccttaaacccttctacccttctaccttaaacccttctaccttaaatccttctaccgtaaacccttctaccttaaaccattctaccttaaacccttctaccgtaaacccttcgacccttctaccttaaacccttctaccttaaacccttctaccgtaaacccttctacccttctaccttaaacccttctaccttaaacccttctacccttctaccttaaacccttctaccttaaacccttctaccttaaacccttctaccgtaaacccttctaccttaaacccttctaccttaaacccttctaccgtaaacccttctaccttaaacccttctaccttaaacccttctaccttaaacccttctaccttaaacccttctaccttaaacccttctacccttctaccttaaacccttctaccgtaaacccttctaccttaaacctgtCTACctttctaccttaaacccttctaccttaaacccttctaccttaaacccttctaccgtaaacccttctaccgttaacccttctaccttaaacccttctacccttctaccttaaacccttctaccgtaaacccttctaccttaaacccgtCTACctttctaccttaaacccttctaccttaaacccttctaccttaaacccttctaccgtaaacccttctaccgttaacccttctaccttaaacccttctacccttctaccttaaacccttctaccgtaaacccttctaccttaaacccttctacccttctaccttaaacccttctaccttaaacccttctaccgtaaacccttctaccttaaaccattctaccttaaacccttctaccgtaaacccttctacccttctaccttaaacccttctaccgtaaacccttctacccttctaccttaaacccttctaccttaaacccttctacccttctaccttaaacccttctaccttaaacccttctaccgtaaacccttctaccttaaacccttctaccttaaacccttttaccgtaaacccttctacccttctaccttaaacccttctaccttaaacccttctaccttaaacccttctaccgtaaacccttctaccttaaacccttctaccttaaacccttctaccgtaaacccttctaccttaaacccttctaccttaaacccttctactttaaacccttctaccgtaaacccttctaccgtaaacccttctaccgtaaacccttctaccttaaacccttctaccttaaacccttctaccgtaaacccttctacccttctaccttaaacccttctacctaaaacccttctacccttctaccttaaacccttctaccgtaaacccttctacccttctaccttaaacccttctaccttaaacccttctaccgtaaacccttctaccttaaacccttctacctaaaacccttctacccttctaccttaaacccttctaccgtaaacccttctacccttctaccttaaacccttctaccgtaaacccttctacccttctacccttctaccttaaacccttctaccgtaaacccttctacccttctaccttaaacccttctacccttcATCCCTTCTacccttaaacccttctaccttaaacccttctacccttctaccttaaacccttctaccttaaacccttctaccttaaacccttctacccttcATCCCTTGAATCGGACTCGGAGGTCTCACTCTGTTTCATTTTCTTGGTGTGAACCAGGAGGAGAGGCGGATCAGAGAAGAGAGTGACATCAAGAAGAAGCATGACGACGACGCCAAGAAGAAGTCGGCTCTGACCAGCATGGGCTCCAACTACAGCAGCCACCTGCAGAAGGTCAGTACACGGGGTACTGCCCGCTAGGAGTCGTAGTAGTAAAAATATAACATGTAAAACTCTAACACAGCATCTAATGAGTAGTTTTACTCATAATACTTACacacttttgtttaagtaaggTTTTGAAggcagtacttttactgtattttaattGCGGTATTGATACTTTGACCTtttcttaagtaaaagtagGAATACCATCTTTGAATACTCCATTGCAAGCAAAAGTCCCGAATTGAACTATTATGAACTAAATGTGCTCTAAGTATCAAAAgtgaaagtactcattatgcagaaaaTGCGATATTATTTTTCAGAATACACGTTTTAATGCTGTAGTTGGTCAACGTGCAGCCTTTGAGATACTTTGTATCATGTCGGGCAAACATTTATGTAAACAGTAACAGAAAGTGTCGAATGAATGTAGTGAAGTACAAAGTAGTATTACATGGAAATACCAAAGTACTTAGTTACAGTTCTTCTCCTGAAAGTTAAGCTGTACAATCCCTCTGAACAGGCCGaccagaagagaggaggaaagaaagagactgagagagagaagaagaagaagatcctGGC
Above is a genomic segment from Cyclopterus lumpus isolate fCycLum1 chromosome 6, fCycLum1.pri, whole genome shotgun sequence containing:
- the LOC117731932 gene encoding troponin T, fast skeletal muscle isoforms-like, producing the protein MSDTEEVDQEYDAVEEEVVEEVEVAPEAAPEPEPEPEVEPEPEPEAEPEYEETLEEEEEKPKFKPSAPKIPDGEKVDFDDIQKKRQNKDLVELQGLIDAHFECRKKEEEELIGLKDRIEKRRAERAEQQRVRAEKEKERQVRREEERRIREESDIKKKHDDDAKKKSALTSMGSNYSSHLQKADQKRGGKKETEREKKKKILASRRKQLNIDHLNEDKLKDKISELHEWMTQLESEKFDHMERLKRQKYEVTTLRKRVEELSKFYSITEPGVRGQGCERALRQVLTFRNRIDELQKHSKKGAAARRRK